The Coffea arabica cultivar ET-39 chromosome 1e, Coffea Arabica ET-39 HiFi, whole genome shotgun sequence genome has a window encoding:
- the LOC113695888 gene encoding mitogen-activated protein kinase kinase kinase 18-like — translation MDKVKVPNSWMRTAVIGRGSFGTVSLAVNKSNGALFAVKSVDTNSALPSQIEALENEIGILRSLSSPYVVECLGDDVTVEAPSMTPLRNLHMEYLPGGTVADVARSYTPCGGGADEWIVKNYTFCIVSGLKYLHSQGIVHCDVKGDNVLVGPAPGTAKLADFGSAMEIRRCRKASITPRGTPLWMAPEAVRGEYQGPESDVWSLGCTVIEMVTGKPAWEDKGAADTLCRIGYSDELPRLPTQLSELCRDFVEKCLRRDVSERWSCDQLLQHPFLSMCSPSSDLPTYYWSPRCVLDWFNSDSDEEDEEETPSSGSRISDSDVRGRLGRLAEGRGAIWESDGWVEVRGLASSSSTEREEEVSLPVSEAGRCGRGGEGTSSEYGELMRMEISGAEVEYGDSLGIGEFSRRTSGEYLADSNCSAVAEARIDSHHDGVVTDSGLVERPQAGDSHHGGCTCPFLALLYLFFYFQPTRRENLYPIPSFRGIYEKVLLHLLLCKTTAYYLNFVNFTSHSNFPASPKFMNGPNPDLQHKSNSNKSDLV, via the coding sequence ATGGATAAAGTGAAAGTTCCAAACAGCTGGATGAGAACCGCCGTCATCGGCAGAGGCTCCTTCGGGACTGTCAGTCTTGCTGTCAACAAGTCCAACGGTGCCCTTTTTGCTGTTAAGTCCGTTGATACCAACTCTGCCTTGCCTTCCCAAATTGAGGCGCTGGAGAATGAAATTGGAATCCTCCGCTCGCTCTCTTCGCCCTACGTGGTGGAGTGCCTGGGTGATGACGTGACGGTGGAGGCGCCCAGTATGACGCCGCTTAGGAACCTGCACATGGAGTACTTGCCAGGTGGCACCGTAGCTGATGTGGCAAGATCATATACTCCCTGTGGCGGCGGGGCCGATGAATGGATTGTAAAGAATTACACCTTCTGCATCGTCTCCGGGTTGAAGTATCTTCACTCCCAAGGCATTGTGCATTGCGACGTGAAGGGTGACAATGTCTTGGTAGGTCCTGCTCCAGGCACCGCCAAGCTGGCCGACTTTGGATCGGCGATGGAAATCCGCCGCTGTAGGAAGGCGAGCATCACGCCGCGTGGGACTCCCCTGTGGATGGCGCCGGAGGCGGTTAGAGGGGAGTATCAGGGGCCGGAATCCGACGTCTGGTCCTTGGGCTGTACGGTCATCGAGATGGTGACCGGAAAACCCGCGTGGGAAGATAAAGGAGCGGCGGACACGCTCTGTAGAATCGGTTACTCTGACGAGTTGCCTCGGTTACCAACTCAGTTGTCGGAATTGTGTCGCGACTTTGTGGAAAAATGCTTGCGAAGAGACGTTAGTGAAAGATGGAGCTGCGATCAGCTGTTACAGCATCCGTTTCTATCAATGTGCTCACCGTCCTCCGATTTACCCACTTATTATTGGTCGCCACGTTGCGTGCTGGATTGGTTCAATTCAGATTCCGATGAAGAAGATGAGGAAGAAACACCGAGCAGCGGGAGTAGGATCAGTGATTCCGACGTGAGGGGTAGACTTGGGAGATTGGCTGAAGGGAGAGGGGCAATTTGGGAATCGGATGGTTGGGTGGAGGTAAGGGGTTTAGCTAGTAGCAGTAGTACAGAAAGAGAAGAGGAGGTTTCACTTCCGGTTTCGGAGGCGGGGCGTTGTGGCAGAGGGGGGGAAGGGACGAGTTCGGAATATGGGGAATTGATGCGGATGGAAATTTCGGGGGCAGAGGTGGAATATGGGGATTCCCTTGGGATTGGGGAATTCAGTAGAAGGACGAGCGGGGAATATTTGGCAGATTCTAATTGCAGTGCCGTAGCAGAAGCACGAATTGATAGCCACCACGACGGCGTCGTTACGGACTCCGGACTGGTTGAGCGGCCTCAAGCTGGAGATTCACATCATGGGGGATGCACATGTCCATTTTTAgctttactttatttatttttttattttcaaccGACTCGACGAGAGAATTTGTATCCAATTCCTTCATTCCGTGGCATATACGAGAAAGTTTTGCTACATTTGCTTTTGTGCAAGACAACAGCgtattatttgaattttgttaattttacgAGTCACTCAAACTTCCCCGCCTCCCCAAAATTTATGAATGGGCCAAACCCCGACTTACAACATAAAAGTAATAGCAACAAATCCGATTTGGTCTAA